The Esox lucius isolate fEsoLuc1 chromosome 5, fEsoLuc1.pri, whole genome shotgun sequence genome includes a region encoding these proteins:
- the LOC114838525 gene encoding uncharacterized protein LOC114838525, with the protein MSSYAVMNWMIISWVMVQSESERSLEPMYEGLATRYTAAGIEKANYHWVDRDCCAAFRVQNSHPAEHLLREAWRTTEATVAEVTSGDLTNICASRSKFNEFISVKLDLFHCMRRFCRECVSEHHSLYSSFCQFLSAAFTIVDQQDLKRLKEAYVFCGIVPANPTKQHIREHCRTKIPQPQELVKRVEEVLLHFHLLKDVNDIPLFKPSMLKAWRIQRVHMLRGCLSDPEREDGILYRYGGTLQLNHVQGEGASVPVWIPIRGTSQQEGYHFHQAQWVTGNKVSPELFQAQGMTGVARWNFQRLVDLKQPGVVLPAVFDPLLITDLNMASVNVTGSAKYPALQVSNRDTGERFGLEYVEQGCRAVPLDWEKHRSQKRTDMSVFLTPLPVEKCQPSATQLPPTVRFPDSAAPATEALKRESTEEPQMDIDLPCTPPLPMTASPRSARTGPIKTGGRVFVLDHNRWPGPMRVAIDGLLARHHGQKDMLKLVDFDYASMVQSSCADPNSLLHPTTKHHIGRYIKHLAKLKNTSSSLNTSPEKLLETQQLWQHLTMGSDTTCVPVTALPPAVVNPPALPTQNAPLTEAAIEKIVLGLMEKQQQSEQQQQQKKKMTKTCLSCGQPKSRYMNDGSSIHYFYQSGHVRYFYCSTKVFKTYGAEGLTNPKMSFEDFMSTPFFQQELESIKQKVEQQKDKQKRKSADVVPSGRLCRFCHLELKQGPNSPHIHTGFPGVAGKYIYCPAKVFSLYQAKGMEKEMTWKEFQASAFYQDEKKRWMDEKRKC; encoded by the exons ATGTCATCTTATGCTGTGATGAACTGGATGATCATCTCTTGGGTGATGGTGCAGTCCGAGAGTGAAAGGTCTTTGGAGCCCATGTATGAAGGTCTGGCCACACGCTACACTGCTGCTGGAATTGAAAAGGCCAATTACCATTGGGTGGACAG GGACTGCTGTGCAGCCTTCAGGGTCCAGAATTCTCATCCAGCTGAGCACCTTTTGAGGGAAGCCTGGAGGACTACAGAGGCTACTGTTGCAGAGGTGACATCCGGGGACTTGACCAACATCTGTGCTTCGAGGTCAAAGTTTAATGAGTTCATCTCTGTAAAGCTGGACTTGTTCCACTGTATGAGACGATTCTGCCGGGAGTGTGTCTCAGAGCATCATTCCTTATACAGCTCTTTCTGTCAGTTCCTCTCGGCTGCCTTCACAATTGTGGATCAGCAGGATCTGAAGAGACTGAAGGAGGCCTATGTCTTCTGTGGGATCGTGCCAGCAAATCCAACAAAGCAGCATATCCGGGAGCACTGCAGGACAAAGATCCCTCAGCCACAAGAGCTTGTGAAGAGAGTGGAAGAAGTTCTCCTTCACTTCCACCTGTTAAAAGATGTAAATGACATCCCTCTCTTCAAACCGTCCATGCTGAAAGCCTGGAGGATCCAGCGAGTCCACATGCTGAGGGGCTGTCTCAGTGACCCAGAACGGGAGGATGGGATTCTGTACAGATACGGTGGCACGCTGCAACTCAACCATGTCCAGGGTGAAGGGGCATCTGTGCCCGTGTGGATTCCAATCAGAGGCACTTCACAGCAAGAGGGCTACCACTTCCACCAGGCTCAGTGGGTGACTGGGAACAAAGTCTCCCCAGAGTTATTTCAGGCCCAGGGTATGACTGGTGTGGCACGCTGGAATTTCCAGAGATTGGTGGATCTCAAACAGCCGGGTGTGGTTTTGCCTGCAGTGTTTGACCCACTACTGATCACAGACTTGAACATGGCCTCTGTGAATGTGACGGGGAGCGCCAAATATCCAGCACTACAAGTCTCCAACAGGGACACGGGAGAGAGGTTTGGACTCGAGTACGTTGAGCAAGGGTGCCGTGCTGTTCCTCTCGACTGGGAAAAGCACAGATCTCAGAAGAGGACAGACATGTCCGTATTCCTGACCCCTCTCCCTGTTGAGAAATGTCAACCCTCAGCAACACAGCTGCCGCCGACTGTCAGATTTCCTGATTCTGCAGCTCCTGCTACTGAGGCTTTAAAGAGAGAAAGCACTGAGGAGCCCCAGATGGACATAG ATCTGCCCTGCACACCTCCACTGCCTATGACCGCCTCACCAAGAAGTGCACGCACGGGGCCTATCAAGACTGGTGGCCGGGTCTTTGTGTTGGACCACAATCGGTGGCCTGGCCCAATGAGGGTGGCTATTGATGGTCTGCTTGCCAGGCATCATGGACAGAAGGACATGCTGAAACTGGTGGACTTTGACTATGCTTCCATGGTGCAAAGTTCATGTGCAGACCCCAACAGCCTGCTTCACCCAACCACCAAACACCACATTGGAAGGTATATTAAACACCTGGCCAAATTAAAAAACACCAGTTCCTCCCTTAACACCAGTCCTGAAAAGCTCTTGGAGACCCAACAACTGTGGCAGCACTTAACCATGGGAAGTGACACAACCTGTGTCCCTGTAACAGCACTCCCACCTGCAGTTGTGAACCCACCCGCACTGCCCACACAAAATGCTCCTCTTACTGAAGCTGCCATAGAGAAAATTGTTTTGGGACTGATGGAAAAGCAGCAACAGTCagagcaacaacagcagcaaaagaaaaaaatgacaaaaacctgCCTTTCATGTGGCCAACCCAAGTCCCGTTACATGAATGATGGCTCctcaattcattatttttatcaGAGTGGGCATGTTAGGTACTTCTACTGCTCCacaaaagtatttaaaacatatggAGCAGAGGGCCTCACAAACCCCAAAATGTCTTTTGAGGATTTCATGTCAACACCCTTCTTTCAACAAGAACTTGAATCCATAAAACAGAAAGTGGAACAACAGAAGGACAAACAAAAGAGGAAGTCAGCAGATGTGGTACCCTCTGGCCGTTTGTGCAGGTTCTGCCATTTGGAACTAAAACAGGGCCCTAATAGTCCTCACATTCACACAGGGTTCCCCGGAGTGGCagggaaatatatttattgtccTGCCAAGGTGTTCTCCCTCTACCAGGCCAAGGGTATGGAGAAAGAAATGACCTGGAAGGAGTTCCAGGCATCTGCTTTTTATCaggatgaaaagaaaagatggatggatgaaaagaGGAAATgttga